One window of Alkaliphilus metalliredigens QYMF genomic DNA carries:
- the phnE gene encoding phosphonate ABC transporter, permease protein PhnE, whose protein sequence is MSHKRKKIYIFLGLAIFALTFFCVMIDFSFLRIYQGIPSMYNLVERMLSPNLSYTQEVFSKLLETIEIAVTSSFVGVLLAMPFALLTAGNITPSRHVAMILNRFFAFLRTIPNLIWAALLVSVFSIGQFSGIVALTITGFLIALKLFRENIETINENLLNSTKSVGANQIQVLRYCVLPTILELAASVFFMVLEINIRSATVLGLVGAGGIGQIMWRDLNHLRYDNLATLVLILLLTIGTIDALSFIVRRYIKRSFILHQSIESYKRAPQKRILQLILLSIVLGFWIMNAIDINYARLIMGLEQGYLMISRMIRFEWAYVPRLLEGIRESFFIAIFATMTGAIGALFLSFFTAYNTAPLKVTSFLTKGMVNLLRTFPPIVTAIIFFRGVGPGPLAGAMALSIYTTGVLTKLYSEVIENSHENIKNSILVTGSTNLNAFRYGILPETLPAFISLVLYRLESNIRTSTILGIIGAGGIGTILSMNITWRNWERVGLLILGISIMIMSIDVLSYYLRKRLV, encoded by the coding sequence CATGTATAATCTAGTAGAAAGAATGCTGTCTCCTAATTTGTCCTATACACAGGAGGTTTTTTCCAAGCTTCTAGAAACAATAGAAATTGCAGTGACTTCATCTTTTGTAGGGGTTTTATTAGCCATGCCCTTTGCACTATTGACAGCAGGTAATATAACCCCGAGTAGGCATGTAGCCATGATTTTAAATCGCTTTTTCGCTTTTTTACGAACCATTCCAAATCTCATTTGGGCAGCCCTTTTAGTTAGTGTTTTCAGTATCGGTCAATTTTCAGGAATAGTGGCCCTTACAATCACAGGTTTTTTAATAGCCCTAAAGCTTTTTAGAGAAAATATAGAGACCATTAATGAAAATCTCTTAAATTCAACAAAATCTGTAGGTGCAAATCAAATTCAAGTTCTTAGATACTGTGTATTACCGACTATTTTGGAGTTGGCAGCATCGGTTTTCTTTATGGTGCTTGAAATAAACATAAGAAGTGCCACTGTCCTTGGGCTAGTGGGAGCAGGTGGAATCGGGCAGATCATGTGGCGGGACTTGAACCATTTGAGGTACGATAATCTAGCTACACTGGTTTTAATTTTACTGCTAACAATTGGTACAATTGATGCTTTGAGTTTCATTGTAAGACGTTATATAAAAAGATCATTTATCCTTCATCAATCAATTGAATCCTATAAAAGGGCTCCACAAAAAAGAATATTACAATTAATCCTCCTATCCATAGTACTGGGATTTTGGATTATGAACGCCATAGATATTAACTACGCAAGACTAATCATGGGATTAGAACAAGGCTATTTGATGATCAGTAGAATGATCAGGTTTGAATGGGCCTATGTACCAAGATTACTTGAAGGAATTAGGGAAAGCTTCTTTATCGCTATTTTTGCCACCATGACAGGGGCCATAGGTGCATTGTTCTTATCCTTTTTTACTGCATATAACACGGCACCCTTGAAGGTCACATCCTTCTTGACGAAAGGAATGGTCAATCTTTTAAGGACCTTTCCTCCAATCGTAACTGCAATTATCTTTTTTCGCGGGGTGGGACCTGGACCCTTGGCAGGTGCCATGGCTTTGAGTATTTATACAACCGGTGTTCTGACAAAGCTATATAGCGAAGTCATTGAGAATTCCCATGAAAATATTAAAAATAGTATATTGGTTACTGGATCTACCAATTTAAATGCCTTTAGATACGGGATTTTACCTGAGACCCTACCTGCTTTTATAAGTTTGGTTTTATATAGATTAGAGTCGAATATCAGAACTTCAACTATACTGGGAATCATAGGAGCAGGGGGAATCGGTACGATTCTATCTATGAATATCACTTGGAGAAACTGGGAGCGGGTGGGGCTCCTGATTTTAGGTATTTCCATTATGATTATGTCAATAGATGTACTAAGTTATTATTTAAGAAAAAGGCTTGTCTGA
- a CDS encoding cell division protein FtsX: protein MKNILYNTGYFFKEAKTIIRLDLLSNVFSLFSTGLIFFILSMVISGWWISTEVMEVIQGESEINIYFDESMNSDNSLQLVEMIQGINGVREARIVDASEAYDRMESILGQEAEVLSFFDDNPFSPFIEAKIYLEEIDPVLGELNQIPEVSHVRDNREVLDRLSSLASILSILGYLVVAAVGISTLVIISHIIRQGIYSNRDQINTLRLLGAPELFIALPFLLGGLLLTLGGGLLASMMSAAALKQVYAQMSGPLPFIPLPPRDILMSNLVILIMSLSASLGLMGSLLGLSSSKNH, encoded by the coding sequence ATGAAAAACATTCTATATAATACGGGTTATTTTTTTAAAGAAGCAAAAACCATCATCCGCTTAGATCTCCTATCCAATGTTTTTTCTCTTTTTAGTACAGGTCTTATTTTCTTTATCCTTTCCATGGTGATTTCTGGATGGTGGATCAGCACTGAAGTCATGGAAGTCATCCAAGGAGAATCAGAAATCAATATTTATTTTGATGAAAGTATGAATTCTGACAATAGCCTGCAGCTGGTTGAAATGATACAAGGTATTAATGGGGTCCGAGAGGCACGGATCGTTGATGCCTCGGAAGCCTATGACCGAATGGAGTCAATCCTTGGACAAGAGGCCGAGGTTCTATCATTCTTTGATGATAATCCCTTCAGTCCTTTCATCGAAGCAAAAATCTATCTTGAAGAAATTGATCCAGTTCTTGGAGAATTGAATCAGATCCCAGAGGTTTCCCATGTGAGGGATAACCGAGAAGTTTTAGATCGATTGAGCAGTCTTGCAAGCATATTAAGCATTTTAGGATATTTGGTGGTGGCTGCTGTGGGTATTTCCACCCTGGTCATTATCTCCCATATTATCCGACAGGGGATCTATAGTAACAGAGATCAAATTAATACCCTGAGACTATTAGGGGCCCCAGAGCTTTTTATTGCCCTACCCTTCTTACTGGGAGGACTGTTATTAACATTAGGAGGAGGCCTATTGGCAAGTATGATGTCAGCAGCCGCATTAAAGCAAGTGTATGCCCAGATGTCCGGTCCCCTTCCCTTTATCCCCCTCCCGCCACGGGACATACTGATGTCAAATCTAGTTATATTGATCATGAGCCTCAGCGCAAGCCTGGGACTTATGGGTAGTCTATTGGGGCTCTCTTCCTCAAAAAATCATTAG
- a CDS encoding cell division ATP-binding protein FtsE, whose product MIEAKGVYLTYPDGTMALHNIDLQVQPGEILYITGPSGSGKTSLLKLLLGIEYPTGGSLRVLEQPMSKEEATNIRRLRMVLGPVFQEFRLIKGRTAMENVMLGMRFLGLPHHQIKKDAHDALVKVGLEHKKFAPVENLSWGEGQRVAIARAVARKPALILADEPTGNLDKDNALNILSLLNSFRDEKTAVVITTHATHLIEEIDDGKFIQMEAGGICGERMGAT is encoded by the coding sequence ATGATTGAAGCAAAGGGAGTCTATTTAACATACCCCGACGGTACCATGGCTTTACATAACATTGATTTACAAGTTCAACCAGGAGAGATCCTTTATATCACTGGCCCCAGTGGCTCAGGTAAAACCAGTCTTTTGAAGCTTTTACTAGGAATTGAGTATCCCACAGGAGGCTCCCTAAGGGTGTTAGAGCAACCCATGTCTAAGGAGGAAGCTACCAACATCAGGCGTCTACGGATGGTACTGGGCCCAGTTTTCCAAGAATTCAGGCTGATAAAAGGAAGAACAGCCATGGAAAATGTCATGCTGGGCATGCGGTTCCTAGGTCTACCTCATCATCAGATAAAGAAAGATGCCCATGATGCCCTAGTCAAGGTAGGTCTAGAGCACAAAAAATTTGCACCGGTGGAAAACCTGTCCTGGGGCGAAGGGCAACGGGTGGCCATTGCCCGAGCCGTGGCCAGAAAGCCAGCATTAATTTTGGCAGATGAACCTACGGGCAATTTAGATAAGGATAATGCATTGAACATACTATCGCTTTTAAATTCCTTTAGAGATGAAAAAACGGCGGTGGTGATTACCACCCATGCAACCCATTTGATTGAGGAGATCGATGATGGGAAATTTATTCAGATGGAAGCCGGCGGTATTTGCGGTGAAAGAATGGGGGCAACGTAG
- a CDS encoding coiled-coil domain-containing protein encodes MFKTKKTRVIMSFSFAILFTLLFLPLSMATEQADPFSEIQENLTGISQEERQIIENLFILVQEIEEMENEETELLLDLSVIEGELKVLENLTRNEELAYEERRDVLKHVLKSYQRRGPGSYLEIVLSSDSLSALLRRLNTLRDLTRNTGALLDELAESKEKLSIEKSKLTEKAMLVEAKQQELQQSIARNLQLQVEQEAYLASLEDQREYYQEHLSNIQSVWDELKLIFSASTKEFSRIIGEGNLPTDAMEISFTSLGIKGTIDEDVINALISEYLDVEELRFNFHPGMVQLKMPNQHLVLTGTFVIENGHTLKFVAEEGSFYGILLTSSAVKELFKEGALVLNLKPLLFGNTLRSVEVQEGSLELLSRLRLF; translated from the coding sequence ATGTTCAAAACAAAAAAGACAAGAGTAATCATGAGTTTTAGTTTTGCCATACTATTTACTTTGCTGTTTTTACCTTTAAGTATGGCCACAGAACAAGCGGACCCTTTTTCTGAAATCCAAGAAAATTTGACTGGCATTTCCCAAGAAGAAAGACAAATCATTGAAAACCTATTTATACTGGTACAGGAAATAGAAGAAATGGAAAATGAAGAAACGGAGCTCCTCCTAGATCTATCAGTCATTGAAGGGGAGTTAAAGGTTTTAGAGAACCTAACCCGTAATGAAGAGTTGGCCTATGAAGAAAGACGAGATGTCTTAAAGCATGTCCTAAAGAGCTATCAAAGAAGAGGTCCAGGCTCCTACCTGGAGATCGTTTTATCCTCAGATAGCCTTTCCGCTTTACTAAGAAGGCTCAACACACTGCGGGATTTGACCCGTAACACCGGAGCACTTTTAGACGAGTTAGCCGAAAGTAAGGAGAAGCTCTCCATTGAAAAATCTAAGTTAACTGAAAAAGCCATGCTAGTGGAAGCAAAACAACAAGAGCTTCAGCAATCCATAGCAAGAAACTTACAACTACAAGTAGAACAGGAGGCGTACTTAGCATCCTTAGAGGATCAAAGAGAATATTACCAAGAGCACTTATCTAACATCCAGAGTGTATGGGATGAGCTTAAGCTCATATTTTCAGCCTCCACCAAAGAATTCTCCCGTATTATTGGAGAAGGAAACCTCCCCACTGATGCCATGGAAATATCCTTTACCTCCTTAGGGATTAAAGGAACCATCGATGAGGATGTGATTAATGCCCTGATCTCGGAGTACTTAGATGTTGAGGAGCTGCGATTTAACTTTCATCCTGGAATGGTTCAGTTAAAAATGCCTAATCAGCATTTGGTACTCACAGGAACATTTGTGATTGAAAATGGACACACATTAAAATTCGTTGCAGAGGAAGGCAGCTTTTACGGGATTTTATTAACCTCCAGCGCCGTAAAGGAATTATTTAAGGAGGGTGCTCTGGTACTCAACCTCAAACCCTTGCTTTTCGGTAATACCCTACGTTCTGTAGAAGTCCAAGAAGGATCCTTAGAATTACTCAGTAGACTCAGATTATTCTAG
- the htpG gene encoding molecular chaperone HtpG — protein sequence MIKKEFKAESKRLLDLMINSIYTHKEIFLRELISNSSDAIDKIYYKALTDESMIFNKEDYYIKITTDKENKMLIISDMGIGMTKEELEENLGVIAQSGSFTFKKENEIKDGFDIIGQFGVGFYSAFMVADSVTVISKALGSDQGYKWESIGAEGYTIEPYEKESVGTEIILKLKENTEDEKYEDYLEAYRLKTIIKKYSDFIRYPIKMDIETSKPKEGAEGEYEEIVEEQVVNSMVPMWRRNKNELTKEDYDLFYSEKHYGFDKPLKHIHISADGAVRYNAILFIPEKIPYDFYTKEYEKGLELYSSGVLIMNKCSDLLPDYFSFVKGMVDSEDLSLNISREMLQHDRQLKIIAKKIKEKIKSELELLLKNERERYEEFYDSFGRQIKYGVYSDFGQNKETLKDLLLFYSSKEKKMVTLDEYVGRMKEDQKYIYYASGDSIEKIDKMPQTELLAEQGYEILYFADDVDEFAIRVLVDYKEKEFKSVSSGDLGIEEKDEKEEQEEQTQGSKEVFAFMKEALSQKVKDVRPSKRLKNHPVCLATDGDVTIEMEKILSAMPNNQEIKAERVLEININHDVFKTLKEAFDNDQEKLKIYTNVLYNQALLIEGLTINDPVEFTNDICKLMS from the coding sequence ATGATAAAAAAAGAATTTAAAGCAGAATCGAAGCGATTACTAGATTTAATGATCAATTCAATTTATACCCATAAGGAAATATTTTTAAGAGAACTGATTTCCAACTCTAGTGATGCAATTGATAAGATATATTATAAAGCATTGACGGATGAAAGCATGATCTTCAACAAAGAGGATTACTACATAAAAATCACGACGGACAAAGAGAATAAGATGCTGATAATATCTGACATGGGAATTGGAATGACAAAGGAAGAGCTGGAGGAAAATCTAGGTGTTATTGCACAGAGTGGTTCCTTTACATTTAAAAAAGAGAATGAAATAAAGGATGGCTTTGATATCATTGGACAGTTTGGGGTAGGTTTTTACTCTGCATTCATGGTTGCGGATTCAGTGACGGTGATTAGTAAAGCATTAGGAAGTGACCAAGGGTATAAATGGGAATCAATAGGTGCAGAGGGATATACAATTGAGCCCTATGAAAAAGAAAGTGTTGGAACAGAAATCATCCTAAAACTCAAAGAAAATACAGAAGATGAAAAATATGAGGATTACCTAGAGGCGTATCGGTTAAAAACCATCATCAAGAAATATTCAGACTTTATCAGATACCCAATTAAGATGGATATTGAGACAAGCAAGCCCAAAGAAGGGGCAGAAGGTGAATATGAAGAAATAGTAGAAGAGCAAGTTGTCAACAGCATGGTGCCAATGTGGCGAAGAAATAAAAATGAGCTAACAAAGGAAGATTATGATCTTTTTTATTCTGAAAAGCACTACGGTTTTGATAAGCCACTAAAGCATATCCATATTAGTGCAGACGGAGCAGTCAGGTACAATGCAATTTTGTTTATACCTGAAAAAATACCCTATGATTTCTACACAAAGGAATATGAAAAGGGATTAGAGCTCTATTCCAGTGGGGTACTCATCATGAACAAGTGCTCAGACTTGCTTCCTGATTATTTCAGCTTTGTAAAGGGAATGGTTGACTCTGAGGACCTATCACTGAACATTTCAAGGGAAATGCTTCAACATGATCGTCAGCTGAAAATCATTGCTAAAAAAATTAAAGAAAAAATTAAAAGTGAATTAGAATTACTGCTGAAAAATGAGAGAGAACGTTATGAAGAATTCTACGATAGCTTTGGTAGACAGATCAAATATGGGGTTTACAGTGATTTTGGACAAAATAAAGAAACACTGAAGGACTTGTTACTATTTTACTCTTCCAAGGAAAAGAAAATGGTCACTTTAGATGAGTATGTAGGTAGAATGAAGGAGGACCAAAAGTACATTTACTATGCTTCGGGAGATTCTATTGAAAAAATTGATAAAATGCCTCAAACAGAGCTCTTGGCAGAGCAGGGCTACGAAATTTTATACTTTGCTGATGACGTAGATGAATTTGCTATTCGCGTGCTGGTAGATTATAAAGAGAAAGAATTTAAGTCTGTATCTAGTGGAGACTTAGGGATTGAAGAGAAGGATGAAAAAGAGGAGCAAGAAGAGCAAACACAAGGTAGTAAAGAAGTGTTCGCATTTATGAAAGAAGCATTATCTCAGAAAGTCAAGGATGTTAGACCCTCTAAGAGATTAAAAAACCATCCAGTATGTCTTGCAACCGATGGGGATGTGACCATCGAGATGGAAAAAATATTAAGTGCAATGCCAAATAATCAAGAAATAAAGGCCGAAAGAGTTTTAGAGATTAACATCAATCATGATGTATTTAAAACCCTAAAGGAAGCCTTTGACAATGATCAGGAAAAGCTAAAGATCTATACAAATGTACTATACAATCAAGCATTGCTGATTGAAGGACTGACAATTAACGATCCTGTAGAATTTACAAACGATATATGTAAGTTAATGTCATAG
- a CDS encoding CbiM family transporter: protein MLARASKVILKGIFELEVIQVHLSDGVLNLPMAVTTSIAAGGVMIYAIKGIKEEEIPKISLMTAAFFTFALISIPIGPSSVHPLLAGLLGIMLGRRSPIAIFIGLLLQAIIFQHGGLTTLGVNTLLVALPALASYKLYSKLTCNKKSPAIWAGFIGGFAVFTCVSLLILVLFMTDSRYSEGFFSVVNVLAVGYLPLIAMEAILTGFIISFIYRIRPHILETTS from the coding sequence ATGCTTGCCCGGGCATCCAAGGTGATTTTAAAAGGTATATTTGAACTGGAGGTGATTCAAGTGCATTTGTCAGATGGTGTTTTGAATCTTCCTATGGCTGTAACGACTTCAATCGCAGCCGGGGGAGTTATGATTTATGCGATTAAAGGGATAAAAGAAGAAGAAATACCTAAAATCAGTTTGATGACGGCGGCTTTCTTTACCTTTGCATTAATAAGTATTCCTATAGGACCAAGTAGTGTACATCCTTTATTAGCAGGGTTGCTGGGTATTATGCTGGGTAGGCGTAGTCCTATTGCTATTTTTATTGGATTACTGCTACAGGCCATCATTTTTCAGCATGGAGGACTTACCACTTTGGGAGTCAATACATTGCTTGTTGCTTTACCAGCTTTGGCTTCCTACAAACTATATTCGAAATTAACATGTAACAAAAAATCACCTGCCATATGGGCTGGTTTTATAGGGGGATTTGCTGTTTTCACCTGTGTTTCCTTACTGATATTGGTTCTTTTTATGACAGATAGTCGGTATAGTGAAGGTTTTTTTTCTGTTGTTAATGTCTTGGCAGTAGGCTATCTTCCATTAATTGCAATGGAGGCAATTCTTACTGGATTTATTATTTCATTTATATACCGGATTCGTCCTCATATTTTAGAAACAACATCTTAA
- a CDS encoding energy-coupling factor transporter transmembrane component T family protein, with protein MVSTKPTKRTDYHNGHEKLISWGRNWETRTKIMTCFMTAFGLIGLDKLSLLIFSFSLLLLIVISMGFSIKYILSKLVLLLPFLALMSVPLIIGPGFPVTNDRFVFPLILTLKALSVSLLMFIMILSQPLQQFLNALSHMHLPPFFISILFLSWRYTFVLWDTLKNTQSALVSRLFNTSFRKRTFKTYGEVMGGILIKSIDRSEKLYRAMIARGFSGRISSSKPQSITRWDIIKSFLFVGVIISLNIIEKWWFV; from the coding sequence ATGGTATCCACTAAACCGACAAAGAGAACAGACTATCATAATGGTCACGAAAAATTAATATCTTGGGGGAGAAACTGGGAGACTAGGACCAAAATAATGACTTGCTTTATGACAGCATTTGGTTTAATTGGTTTGGATAAGTTATCACTCCTGATTTTCTCCTTTTCTCTACTGTTGCTCATTGTAATCTCCATGGGATTTTCAATCAAGTATATACTCTCTAAGCTGGTGTTACTACTGCCTTTTCTGGCTTTAATGAGTGTGCCCCTGATCATTGGTCCTGGATTTCCAGTCACCAATGATCGGTTTGTTTTTCCTTTGATATTAACTTTGAAAGCATTATCTGTTTCTTTACTTATGTTTATTATGATTTTAAGTCAACCGCTACAACAATTTTTAAATGCTTTGTCCCATATGCATCTGCCGCCCTTCTTTATTTCGATTCTTTTTTTGTCATGGCGGTATACTTTTGTTTTATGGGATACCTTAAAAAACACCCAAAGTGCATTGGTTTCTAGGCTATTCAATACTTCATTTAGGAAACGTACGTTTAAAACCTATGGAGAGGTTATGGGAGGGATACTCATTAAATCAATTGATAGATCTGAAAAGCTTTATAGAGCAATGATTGCCCGGGGATTTTCAGGTAGAATATCTAGTTCAAAGCCCCAGTCTATTACAAGGTGGGATATCATAAAGTCATTTTTATTTGTGGGTGTGATCATATCACTTAATATCATTGAAAAGTGGTGGTTCGTATGA
- a CDS encoding energy-coupling factor ABC transporter ATP-binding protein, protein MKAIMIEGLRYNYPDGTLAIDNISLTIEKQKKIAFLGANGSGKSTLLHHLNGLIIPQEGSIKIMGNVINKKNIREIRKAVGMVFDNPEDQLFSTTVYDDVAFGPRNLGYDEDAVHDCVNKALSLVGAKELQQRPPYNLSLGQKKKVSIAGILAMNPEIMVLDEPFSGLDPYSLEQLLCILERLYKEGNTLIISTHDVDLAYSWADECVILRDGKLLAHGSTQLLEDKSLMEKAKLQVPNLYSIFKDTPLRPKNSEEGRALLGKLLEKQSR, encoded by the coding sequence ATGAAGGCAATTATGATCGAGGGGTTGCGTTATAATTATCCTGATGGGACCCTGGCCATAGATAATATATCTCTTACCATAGAGAAACAGAAAAAAATTGCTTTTTTGGGTGCCAATGGTAGTGGGAAATCTACTTTGCTACATCATTTAAATGGACTGATTATTCCCCAGGAAGGGTCCATAAAAATTATGGGAAATGTAATAAACAAAAAAAACATTAGAGAAATCAGAAAAGCAGTGGGAATGGTTTTTGATAATCCTGAAGATCAATTATTTTCCACAACGGTCTATGATGATGTTGCCTTTGGTCCTAGAAATTTAGGTTATGATGAAGACGCGGTACATGACTGTGTTAATAAAGCACTATCCTTGGTAGGGGCAAAAGAACTACAGCAACGGCCCCCCTATAATTTAAGCTTAGGGCAGAAGAAAAAAGTATCCATTGCTGGTATTCTTGCTATGAATCCAGAAATCATGGTGTTGGACGAACCCTTTTCAGGATTAGATCCCTATTCCCTTGAACAACTTTTATGCATATTAGAAAGATTATATAAAGAGGGAAATACATTGATCATTAGCACACATGATGTGGACTTAGCCTATAGCTGGGCTGATGAATGTGTTATATTGAGGGACGGAAAATTATTGGCCCATGGTTCTACCCAGCTACTTGAAGATAAAAGTCTCATGGAAAAAGCCAAGCTACAAGTACCTAATTTATATTCCATTTTTAAAGATACTCCCTTAAGGCCTAAAAATAGTGAAGAGGGAAGGGCGTTATTAGGGAAGTTACTTGAAAAACAGAGTAGATAG
- a CDS encoding HD-GYP domain-containing protein — protein MPIIPTTHLTPGARTSRDIVAKNGTKLLSSGTVLSQYIIQYLNRWQIKSVYIQEESIEIVSTRKRNQQQSTQLYESTIAATEGIMVRFKGISRLKLKEIRKIIDDISSFSDISLTLDAITQINNQSKYTYHHSVNVAIYCSFIGKSLKLEDALLKKLIYAGFLHDIGKTQISPSILSKPGKLNDQEFQEIKSHPIYGYHLVRENTLFSHDIALGVLQHHEREDGKGYPLGINGEQIHLFGKIIAVADIFDAMTSTRPYKGKQSALKIAEELMNDYFGVLDQKIVRTFVSKLSDFYIGSRVILENGDVGEIIAKNPDSPMKPLIKIGNRFIDLSVTPSMKILDILVF, from the coding sequence TTGCCTATTATCCCAACCACTCATTTAACCCCTGGAGCGAGAACTTCTAGAGACATCGTTGCTAAAAATGGTACCAAGCTTCTCTCTAGTGGCACGGTATTATCTCAATATATTATTCAATATCTCAATCGATGGCAGATAAAATCTGTTTATATCCAAGAAGAATCCATTGAGATTGTCTCCACACGGAAAAGAAATCAACAACAATCCACACAACTTTATGAAAGTACCATTGCTGCAACCGAGGGGATTATGGTGAGATTTAAAGGAATTAGCCGATTGAAACTAAAAGAGATCAGAAAAATCATTGATGACATCAGTAGTTTCTCCGACATTTCATTAACCCTTGACGCAATCACACAGATAAATAATCAGAGCAAGTATACATATCATCATAGCGTTAATGTGGCAATTTACTGTTCCTTTATTGGAAAATCGTTAAAGCTAGAGGATGCGTTACTAAAAAAACTCATCTATGCTGGTTTCCTCCACGATATTGGGAAAACACAAATTTCGCCAAGTATCCTCTCTAAACCTGGTAAGTTAAATGACCAGGAGTTTCAAGAGATTAAATCACATCCTATTTATGGATATCACTTGGTTAGAGAGAATACCCTCTTCAGCCACGATATCGCCCTAGGCGTTCTTCAGCATCACGAAAGAGAGGATGGAAAAGGATACCCACTTGGCATTAATGGAGAACAAATTCACTTGTTTGGCAAAATCATTGCCGTGGCAGATATATTTGATGCCATGACCTCCACTCGCCCTTATAAAGGAAAGCAGTCTGCTTTAAAAATTGCTGAAGAACTTATGAATGATTATTTTGGCGTACTTGATCAAAAGATTGTTAGAACCTTTGTCAGTAAATTATCCGATTTTTATATAGGCTCTAGGGTCATCTTGGAAAATGGAGATGTTGGTGAAATCATTGCCAAAAACCCAGATTCCCCTATGAAGCCATTGATTAAAATAGGTAATAGGTTTATTGACTTGAGTGTCACCCCATCAATGAAAATACTGGATATTCTTGTTTTTTAG
- a CDS encoding Nif3-like dinuclear metal center hexameric protein, with protein sequence MNTKEIMDIALELAGLNEIPADSGIIVEGEHIKKVAIGVDMELAEMLLARDLGVDLVITHHPSGGSPRINLHKVMDNQIDSMIRAGVPINKAQKALKEKKDEIERGLHVSNYDRAVSAAKLLKMPFMGIHTPTDILAERKVQGLLDEKLKEQPKATLQDIIKALETLPEYQRTMAKPAVRVGAKDDYAGKTFVTMAGGTGGGKNVIKAYFEAGVGTLVAMHMPEDVIKSVREQNIGNVVVAGHMASDSVGINEFAKALEEKGIEVIRMSGLIDPT encoded by the coding sequence GTGAATACAAAAGAAATAATGGATATTGCATTAGAACTAGCTGGATTAAATGAAATACCAGCGGATTCTGGTATTATTGTTGAAGGTGAACATATCAAAAAGGTGGCCATTGGTGTAGATATGGAACTGGCAGAGATGCTGCTGGCAAGAGATTTAGGAGTCGATTTAGTCATTACCCATCATCCCTCTGGGGGAAGTCCGAGAATTAACTTACATAAGGTGATGGATAATCAAATAGACAGTATGATCAGGGCAGGGGTACCAATTAACAAAGCACAAAAAGCGTTGAAGGAAAAAAAAGATGAAATAGAAAGGGGACTTCATGTTTCTAACTATGATAGGGCTGTATCGGCGGCTAAGCTATTAAAGATGCCCTTTATGGGAATTCATACACCAACAGATATTCTAGCAGAGCGTAAGGTGCAAGGACTTCTAGATGAAAAGTTGAAGGAGCAGCCCAAAGCAACTTTACAGGATATCATCAAGGCATTGGAAACCCTCCCGGAATATCAAAGAACAATGGCTAAGCCTGCAGTAAGGGTAGGGGCAAAGGATGATTATGCCGGAAAGACCTTCGTCACCATGGCCGGAGGAACAGGCGGTGGTAAGAACGTGATTAAGGCATACTTTGAGGCAGGTGTGGGGACATTGGTCGCCATGCATATGCCAGAGGATGTCATTAAGTCCGTTAGAGAACAAAACATAGGAAATGTTGTTGTGGCAGGGCATATGGCCAGTGATTCTGTAGGGATTAACGAATTTGCCAAGGCTTTAGAGGAAAAGGGCATTGAGGTTATTAGAATGAGTGGGTTAATTGATCCAACATAA